A window of the bacterium genome harbors these coding sequences:
- a CDS encoding ImmA/IrrE family metallo-endopeptidase gives MSNWANVEILRWARERLKMSYEDVEELSRKLGKFYTPIDAGELEKWEKGLSQPELEHLETLAEIYVCPVGYFFLDEVPREHDALSFRGLSKDTDELSPNSLRTLHRFLEKAQMIVHIIKEAGVEIKKEIRQGQYSAYDDPMELARIERMRLGFSPNVRAEWNDYEDAFNWWRGRIETQGVFCLQMKLEPSEIRGASAWIEGYPFILINHSDAEAATGRLFTLLHEYAHIL, from the coding sequence ATGTCTAATTGGGCAAATGTAGAAATATTAAGGTGGGCAAGGGAAAGGCTGAAAATGAGCTATGAAGATGTTGAGGAGCTATCAAGAAAACTTGGGAAATTTTATACGCCTATCGATGCAGGAGAACTGGAAAAATGGGAGAAAGGGCTTTCCCAGCCTGAACTCGAGCATCTCGAAACATTAGCAGAAATCTATGTCTGCCCTGTTGGATACTTTTTCCTCGATGAAGTGCCAAGGGAACATGATGCCCTTAGTTTCAGGGGATTGTCTAAAGATACTGATGAGTTAAGTCCTAATTCATTGCGCACGCTTCATCGTTTTTTAGAGAAAGCTCAAATGATCGTTCATATAATTAAAGAAGCAGGGGTGGAAATAAAGAAAGAGATTAGGCAAGGTCAGTATTCTGCTTATGATGACCCTATGGAATTAGCCAGAATTGAACGAATGAGGCTTGGCTTTTCTCCAAATGTTAGAGCTGAATGGAATGATTATGAAGATGCATTTAATTGGTGGAGGGGAAGGATAGAAACTCAGGGAGTGTTTTGTCTTCAGATGAAACTTGAACCTTCCGAGATTCGAGGAGCTTCTGCTTGGATAGAGGGTTATCCCTTTATTCTTATAAATCACAGTGATGCCGAGGCTGCTACTGGGAGATTGTTTACTCTTCTTCATGAGTATGCGCATATTCTT